In one Rutidosis leptorrhynchoides isolate AG116_Rl617_1_P2 chromosome 8, CSIRO_AGI_Rlap_v1, whole genome shotgun sequence genomic region, the following are encoded:
- the LOC139863915 gene encoding uncharacterized protein — MEPDDFIEWLHTVERVFDLKDIHEHLKVKLVATKLRKHASLWWENVRKNRAYARKSKVETWDKMKKLLRAKFLPENYRQESFLEYHNLRKRTQSVEEIIQEFERLRMRCDVQEEEEQTIARFLGVLKPEIADVVNLQPYWSFNDVCRLALKVEKQQNRNKTKVPFTRTFSNANSKSGNIVVPNQNKPDPRAFSSGQGPNNRSPKCFKCQGLGHYSRDCPNQRTVTVWEDVKEPVYDTDGEYDEATKAAEHTDEIVYPDQEEALVIQRALNAHPEQTSDNLWLRNNIFRTKVIAKGKVCTMIIDGGSCENVVSTEMVEKLGLQAIDHPEPYQLTWRNHIKVNKRCLVTFSIGNKYNDEVWCEVIPMDACHLLLGRLWQFDRKTKHDGLKNTYSFTKDGVNIILAPLDSSKKSTVEPTLFLHKGELKQELRNSTLLFALIVTECNEQGKEIPSIIQPLLDEFKDVLPSEIPPGLPIARDIQHCIDFVPGSVIPNKPAYRLNPKEFEELQRQVSELLQKGLIKESMSPCAVPALLVPKHDGTYRMCIDSRAVNKITIKYRFPIPRFDDLIDQLHGSKIFSKIDLRSEYHQIRMRPGDE; from the coding sequence ATGGAACCGGACGATTTTATTGAATGGTTACATACGGTGGAAAGAGTATTCGACCTTAAGGATATCCACGAACACCTCAAGGTTAAACTAGTGGCAACGAAACTACGCAAACACGCGTCCTTGTGGTGGGAAAATGTTCGCAAGAATAGGGCGTATGCCCGAAAATCCAAAGTCGAAACATGGGATAAGATGAAGAAGTTGTTGCGTGCCAAATTTCTACCTGAAAATTATAGACAAGAATCGTTTTTGGAGTATCACAATTTACGCAAGAGGACACAAAGTGTAGAGGAAATTATTCAAGAGTTTGAACGACTTCGCATGCGTTGCGATGTTCAAGAGGAAGAAGAACAAACAATTGCGCGGTTTTTGGGAGTCTTGAAACCGGAAATTGCTGATGTCGTGAACTTACAACCCTACTGGTCATTCAATGATGTGTGTCGCCTTGCACTTAAGGTGGAAAAGCAACAGAATCGCAATAAAACAAAGGTTCCTTTTACACGAACATTTTCTAATGCTAATTCCAAGTCAGGGAATATCGTAGTACCCAATCAGAATAAACCCGACCCAAGGGCCTTCTCATCTGGTCAGGGACCCAATAACCGCTCTCCAAAGTGTTTTAAATGTCAAGGGCTCGGGCATTATTCGAGGGATTGTCCGAATCAAAGAACCGTCACGGTATGGGAAGATGTCAAAGAACCCGTCTATGACACGGATGGGGAATATGATGAGGCTACAAAAGCAGCAGAACATACTGATGAGATCGTGTACCCGGATCAAGAAGAAGCTCTAGTAATTCAAAGGGCTTTGAATGCACACCCTGAACAGACTAGTGATAACCTATGGCTCCgaaataatatctttcgtactaAAGTCATCGCTAAAGGAAAAGTGTGTACAATGATCATTGACGGCGGTAGTTGCGAGAATGTAGTTTCAACCGAGATGGTTGAGAAACTGGGGCTGCAAGCAATCGACCATCCGGAACCCTATCAATTAACTTGGCGTAATCATATTAAAGTTAATAAACGTTGTTTGGTTACATTTTCGATTGGCAATAAATATAATGATGAGGTTTGGTGCGAAGTCATTCCCATGGATGCTTGTCATTTACTGTTGGGTCGCCTTTGGCAATTTGATCGAAAGACTAAACACGATGGGTTAAAAAACACGTATAGTTTCACGAAGGATGGCGTCAACATCATATTAGCTCCATTAGACTCTAGCAAGAAATCCACAGTGGAACCGACATTATTCTTGCATAAAGGTGAGCTGAAACAGGAACTTAGGAACTCAACCTTGTTGTTTGCTTTAATTGTGACAGAATGTAATGAGCAAGGAAAGGAGATTCCAAGTATTATACAACCACTGTTGGACGAATTCAAAGATGTGTTGCCATCGGAAATTCCTCCCGGGTTACCTATAGCACGGGATATCCAACATTGCATCGACTTTGTACCGGGTTCTGTTATTCCAAATAAACCCGCGTATCGTTTGAACCCGAAGGAGTTTGAGGAGTTGCAAAGACAAGTCTCTGAGTTGTTGCAAAAGGGCTTAATAAAGGAAAGTATGAGCCCCTGTGCCGTGCCCGCTTTGTTGGTTCCGAAGCATGACGGCACTTACCGAATGTGCATTGATAGCCGAGCCGTGAATAAAATCACAATCAAATACCGTTTCCCAATACCACGGTTCGATGATCTCATTGATCAGCTACATGGTTCAAAAATAttctcaaagattgatttaaggagCGAGTACCACCAAATTCGAATGAGACCGGGAGACGAGTGA
- the LOC139862408 gene encoding DNA polymerase alpha-associated DNA helicase A-like gives MELFTFEEKPENRVHNLVNEVFSWSLSDVLNRNLYNEKVSEIPMTFSSVTEYKTSFVYPLFEETHEDLRSKILGVKRCPTAGIVQVRKSPGLPPKVLHYTIKLRIHQGSYEPQCGDLIALTDVKPKFVDDLERPNKSYVIAIVQGAKTESSIYFVLSSKPLNEQGVGVIQNDVLSNTAHTDLKHFVVYLTNVTTNIRISQALYPEREGDQKRMLEKLIQIDSFDEESCVECSIDKTREWSYSNIEEAIKTFKLDSSQEAAVLSGIDSRYCSHRNTIKLIWGPPGTGKTKTISSLLYMLLKMNCRTLTCAPTNIAVLGVTKRVMSLMRDNMLHDTYGLGDILLFGNEERMKIKDQHDLLNIFLNQRVKILAGSLAPRSGWQARSESLIRFFKDPEIQYQSYVTEKQKFIEALKKEKSDEKSVKENISTFEQFVLDRIRLNGHRLISIVKNLYTHIPTSFISEEIAKEMIRLIKYLKLFEELLVQTVADNVVLKEAKGKYDSFNAVRTSILQIFENLQNTLCIPEFKENYEIKAFCMTNACLVFCTASSSINLHTSNTKPLEFLVIDEAAQLKECESLIPFSLEGLRHAILVGDERQLPAMVQSKTSAEAEFGRSLFERFVLLGHKKHLLNVQYRMHPSISRFPNKEFYNNQILDGMNVKNNAYEKRFLQENVYGSYSFINVTSAKEDFDRNQSLKNLTEVAVATEIIASLFKEAVASKRKVSVGCISPYKAQVTAIQEKIGDKYSSYENYFSVNVRSVDGFQGSEEDVIIISTVRCNVKGSIGFLSNHQRTNVALTRARFCLWILGNGSTLLKSGSIWKQLVLDAKDRGCFHDANEDKNLAEATMAALVEFCQLDSLFSNDSVLFSEAKWKVKFSDTFMESIARYTEIEIRKEVVSLVGKLSRGWRKDDDDKVQLEGTCMYLDEYNVTQNLRLIWTVDVVAEDSLCIQVLKMWDILLPNKVQELAKILTDKVYGNYTVNMINRCKEKQVDGNVTLPVSWPLNSDTDDSWILAKQFAALSLKNERASSSRSSSGRRFGNRNSNRYGDSRSRGRGSRW, from the exons ATGGAGTTATTTACCTTTGAGGAGAAACCAGAAAACAGGGTTCATAACTTGGTTAATGAGGTGTTTTCATGGTCTCTCAGTGACGTGCTTAATCGAAATTTGTACAATGAAAAG GTATCCGAGATACCAATGACATTTTCATCGGTAACAGAGTATAAAACATCATTTGTTTATCCTCTTTTCGAAGAGACACATGAGGACTTGCGCTCAAAAATACTAGGAGTCAAGCGTTGTCCTACTGCGGGGATTGTTCAAGTACGTAAGTCTCCAGGGTTGCCTCCGAAAGTTCTACATTACACGATCAAACTTCGTATACATCAGGGTTCATATGAACCTCAATGTGGAGATCTCATTGCTTTAACGGATGTAAAACCAAAGTTTGTTGATGATCTCGAGAGGCCAAATAAGTCTTACGTCATTGCTATAGTGCAAGGCGCGAAGACCGAGAGTTCCATTTATTTTGTATTGTCATCGAAACCACTTAATGAACAAGGAGTTGGAGTTATTCAGAATGATGTATTAAGCAATACCGCGCATACGGATTTAAAACACTTTGTTGTTTATCTTACAAACGTGACGACAAACATTCGAATATCGCAAGCTCTTTACCCGGAGAGGGAAGGTGACCAAAAAAGGATGCTTGAAAAGTTGATACAGATTGATTCTTTT GATGAAGAAAGTTGTGTTGAATGCTCTATTGATAAAACTAGGGAATGGAGTTATTCGAATATAGAGGAAGCAATTAAAACTTTTAAGCTTGATAGTTCACAAGAAGCTGCTGTTTTAAGCGGCATTGATTCAAGATACTGTTCTCATCGGAATACGATAAAGCTAATATGGGGCCCACCAGGGACAGGAAAGACTAAAACTATTAGTTCGTTATTATATATGTTACTGAAGATGAATTGCAGAACTCTCACTTGTGCTCCTACAAATATTGCAGTTTTAGGAGTTACCAAAAGGGTAATGAGCTTAATGAGGGATAATATGTTACATGATACTTATGGTTTAGGAGATATACTTCTGTTTGGAAATGAAGAGAGAATGAAGATAAAAGATCAACATGATCTTTTGAACATATTCTTGAATCAACGTGTTAAGATTCTCGCTGGTAGTTTAGCTCCGCGTTCGGGGTGGCAAGCTAGAAGTGAGTCTTTGATTCGTTTCTTTAAGGATCCCGAGATTCAATATCAGTCGTACGTAACGGAAAAACAGAAATTTATTGAAGCACTGAAAAAGGAAAAATCAGACGAAAAGAGTGTTAAAGAAAATATCTCGACTTTTGAGCAATTTGTATTGGATCGTATTCGCTTAAATGGACATCGTCTTATATCTATTGTAAAAAATTTGTACACACATATTCCAACATCTTTCATTTCCGAAGAGATCGCGAAAGAAATGATTAGACTCATCAAATATCTTAAACTTTTTGAAGAATTACTTGTGCAAACCGTTGCTGATAATGTAGTTTTGAAAGAAGCTAAGGGTAAATATGACAGTTTCAATGCTGTTAGAACATCGATTCTTCAAATATTTGAAAATCTTCAAAATACACTTTGTATTCCCGAGTTCAAGGAAAATTATGAAATTAAGGCTTTTTGTATGACGAATGCTTGTTTAGTATTCTGTACAGCATCAAGCTCCATCAACTTGCATACGAGCAACACTAAACCGTTGGAATTTCTTGTGATCGATGAAGCTGCTCAGCTTAAAGAATGTGAATCTTTGATACCTTTTAGTCTCGAAGGTCTTCGACATGCTATTCTTGTAGGTGATGAAAGACAACTTCCAGCCATGGTTCAAAGCAAA ACTAGTGCAGAGGCTGAATTTGGTAGGAGCTTATTTGAGAGGTTTGTATTACTAGGACATAAGAAGCATCTTCTTAATGTCCAATATAGGATGCATCCATCCATAAGCCGGTTCCCAAACAAggaattttataacaaccaaatcttgGATGGTATGAATGTCAAGAACAACGCTTATGAAAAGCGTTTTCTTCAAGAAAATGTGTACGGATCGTACTCTTTCATTAATGTAACATCTGCCAAGGAAGATTTTGATAGGAATCAGAGCTTGAAAAATCTCACTGAAGTGGCCGTTGCTACTGAAATAATCGCTAGTCTCTTTAAAG AAGCCGTTGCAAGCAAACGAAAGGTAAGTGTTGGTTGCATATCACCCTACAAAGCACAGGTAACTGCAATACAGGAAAAGATTGGCGATAAGTACTCGAGTTACGAAAATTACTTCTCTGTAAACGTGCGTTCGGTTGATGGATTTCAAGGGAGTGAGGAAGATGTAATAATTATATCCACTGTAAGATGTAATGTGAAAGGGTCGATTGGTTTTCTTTCAAATCATCAGAGAACAAATGTGGCCTTAACTCGAGCAAG ATTTTGCTTGTGGATTTTGGGGAATGGGTCGACTTTGTTAAAAAGCGGATCTATTTGGAAGCAATTAGTTCTTGATGCCAAGGATCGTGGCTGTTTCCACGATGCAAATGAAGACAAGAACTTGGCTGAAGCTACCATGGCTGCTTTGGTTGAATTTTGCCAACTTGATAGCTTATTCAGTAATGATTCTGTACTTTTTAGTGAAGCCAAATGGAAG GTGAAATTTAGTGACACCTTCATGGAGAGCATTGCAAGATACACCGAGATTGAAATTCGTAAAGAAGTGGTTAGTCTTGTGGGTAAGCTTTCACGTGGCTGGCGAAAAGATGATGACGATAAAGTGCAACTAGAAGGAACATGTATGTACCTAGATGAGTACAATGTTACGCAAAACTTGCGATTGATTTGGACCGTTGATGTTGTTGCAGAAGATTCACTTTGCATCCAGGTGCTAAAGATGTGGGATATTTTGCTTCCCAATAAGGTTCAAGAACTTGCAAAGATATTAACTGACAAGGTGTATGGTAATTATACCGTAAATATGATAAATCGCTGCAAGGAAAAACAAGTTGATGG GAATGTGACACTCCCAGTTTCTTGGCCCTTGAATTCGGACACTGATGACAGTTGGATATTGGCTAAGCAATTTGCTGCATTGAGCTTGAAGAACGAGCGTGCAtcatcatcaagatcttcaagtgggCG GAGGTTTGGTAATAGGAATTCCAACAGGTATGGTGATTCAAGATCTCGTGGAAGAGGAAGTAGGTGGTGA